Sequence from the Deinococcus ruber genome:
GTGTCCCAGCTCAGGGCGGCGGTGGGGGTTTCATCCAGAAGCTGTTCGATCAGGGCGGCGATGCCGGGGAAGCCGATGCGCCCTTCCAGAAACGCCGCCACCGCGACTTCATCGGCGGCGTTGAGGGCGGTGGGGGCCACGCCGCCCATCTCGCCTGCACGGTAAGCCAGCGCCAGGGCGGGAAAGCGCGTCAGATCGGGTTCGCCAAATTCCAGCGTGCCCAGCAGCGGCCAGCTCAGATGCCCGGCCACCTCCGGGCCACGCGGCACCAGGCCGGGTTCGCCGGGCCGCTGCATGCCGGTGGGCGCGGCGTCGATGGCGTAGGCAATCGCCAGACGCATATCGGTGGGGCCGAGATTGGCCTTCAACGAGCCGTCGCGGAAGCGAATCAGGGCGTGCACGATGCTCTGCGGATGCACGCTCACCCGCACCTGCGACAGCGGCACTCCGTACAGGCTGGCGCATTCCAGCACCTCCAGCCCCTTGTTCAGCAGCGTGGCGCTGTCGATGGTCACTTTCGGCCCCATGCTCCAGTTCGGGTGCTTCAGCGCCTGCTGCGGCGTGACGCTGCTCAGATCGGGTGGGCCGCTGCGGAAGGGGCCGCCCGATGCGGTCAGGATCAGTTCGGCCACGTCCTGCACGCGCTCGCCCACCAGACACTGATAGACCCCGGTGTGCTCGGAATCAATCGGCACGATGCGCCCGCCGCCCGCCGCCGCTTCCCAGATCAGCGGGCCAGCCGTGACCATCGCCTCCTTGGTCGCCAGCGCCACATTTCTTCCGGCATGCAGCGCGGCGCGGGTGGGAGCCAGCCCGATCAGGCCGCTCATGGCGTTCACCGTCACTTCGGCGGGCATCACCGCGATTTCGTTTACATCAGCAATGACCTTGATGCCGGGCAGGCGGGCGCGGGCGTCCTGCAGGCAGCGTTCATCCACGCTGACCATGCTGGGCCGGAACTCGCGTACCTGGGCTTCCAGCGTGTCCAGATTGCGCCCCGCTGCCAGCGCCACCACCGTGTAGCCGCGTTCGCGGGCCACGTCGAGGGTCTGGGTGCCGATAGAGCCGGTGGAGCCGAGGACAGTGAGGCGCATGGACTTCCAGTTTGCCGCAGATCGGTGAGACGTGTGGGAAGGAAGGGCACAGAACTTCTGCGCCCGGCCAGTTTTCAGCGTCCGGTTTCCCGCGCCTCCATCAGTGCGGCCACGTCCTGCGCCTGGGCGTCGCTGCTGGCGTGCAGATGCGCCCTGACTTCCGCCCGGTCAGCCACGTTCTTGTTCTGGCTCAGTTTGAATTTGCCCTCCAGCCGCGTGACCCGCACCTCGAACGTGACCACGCCCGCCAGCATCCGGCGCTCGAAATCGGCGGGAATGGCGTGCATGTCGGGCGTGTGGCGCTGCACCAGCCCGTAAGCGATGGCGCGTGTTTCGTCGCCTTCGACCACCCGCGCCTGTCCGTAGGCATGCACCGCCGCGTAATTCCAGGTGGGCACGTTGGGGGCAGAGGCGTACCAGTTGGAATGAACCAGCGTGTGCGGCCCCTGGAACATCACCAGAACGTCGCGTTCACCGAAGTGCTGCCACTGAGGATTGGCGCGGGCCAGATGTGAGCGCAGATACAGCGTGTCGCCGTCCTGCTGAATCAGCAGCGGCAGGTGCGTGGCAAACGGCACGCCCTCCGGGGCCGTCACGAGGGTGGCAAAACTGTACGCCTCCATAAATTGCCGCAACTCGTCTGGGTCTGTCACGCGGTTGATCGCCGGGATATACATAAAATCCAGTGTAGACGCGCTTCCGAACAGATTCTGGTTAAACAGGGGCGAACGCCCGGCAGAACCAGAACGGATGCCGCGTCTGGATGAGTCAGCGGTGCTGTTCGGGTACAGCAGGACTGAAGTGCAGTCCGTATCATGGCGTATGACCGCTCCGCTCTTCAGAGCCACCATCCGCGACGTTGTGCCGCTGGGTGGGCGTTTTCTGCTGTCTGTGGTGGGAGCTGGTTCGCGCCCTCAGCTTCCTTGCCGCCTGCGAATCGAAGGAACGCCCACCGACCTGACCCTGCTGGACATCGTCAATTCTCCGACCCTGTGGCTGCTGAGCGAGGTCACGCTGGTGGTGGAAGCACAGGCGCAGGCCGACTGGCGCAGTTGGGCGGGGCGGGTGGTGGCGGAAGTCAGCACTGGTTAGGGCTGCCAACCATGCCAGCTCTCTAGAAAAACGGCAATCCGCTTTCATGCAGGCTGCCGAACAGCACGCGCCAGCCGGTCTGGGCATCAGGCACGAGCTGGACGGTGGCGGTGCGTTCCATTCGCCTGCCCTGTCCTCGGTAAGCCAGCCGGAAGCGCACCTCAGCGCTCTGACCTTCCATCTGGAGGCCGAGAACCTCGAAGTCGAAGCCCGGTTTCAGCGCTGCGCCCAGTTGCGGAATACCGGTGGCGTAGCCCTGCGGCAGCTCTGCGATAAAGCGGGTCGTCCAGGCGATGTCGCCGCACTTCAGCCCCTCGAACACCTGCCGCACGGCGTTGCGGGCCAGTTCGGAAGAAGTGGCGGGGCTGCCCTGAAAGATGCCGAGCTGAGCGGTGCGTGCCACCGCGCCCGCCGCATACGAGCAGGGCGGCACATCCAGAAACGGTTGAGCAGTCGGCACAGGGGCCGGAGCCTGGGCCAGCGTCGCCAGCAGTGCAAGGGTGGACAGCATGCCTGAAGGTAGCGCCAGCACATGAAAAACCCCCACCTTTCAGCGGGAGTTCTGTGTTCATGAAATCAATGTTCAGTCGTGCGCTGCTGCGAACTGCTGCGCCTCGGTGCTGCCTTTCAGCGCGGTGGTGCTGCTCTGCCCGCCGCCCGCTGCGGTGGCGACCAGATCGAAGTAGCCGGTGCCCACTTCGCGCTGATGCTTGACCGCCGTGAAGCCGCGTGCCTGCGCCGCGAATTCCTTTTCCTGCAACTCCACGAAACTCTTCATCTGGTTGCGGGCGTAGCCGTAGGCCAGTTCGAACATGCTGTGATTCAGGCTGTGGAAGCCCGCCAGGGTGATGAACTGGAACTTGTAGCCCATGCGCCCCAGTTCGACCTGAAATTTTTCGATGGTGGCGTCGTCCAAGTTCTTTTTCCAGTTGAAGCTGGGCGAGCAGTTGTAGGCCAGCAGTTTGCCGGGGAATCTGGCATGCACTGCCTCGGCAAACCTGCGGGCGTCGTCCAGGTTCGGCACGCTGGTTTCGCACCAGATCACGTCGGCGTAGGGGGCGTAGGCCAGGGCGCGGGAAATGGCCTGCTCGACGCCGGGGCGCACGTAGAAGAAGCCCTCGGGGGTGCGTTCGCCGGTCAGGAAGGGCCGGTCGTTGTCGTCGATGTCGGCGGTCAGCAGGTTGGCAGCGTCGGCGTCGGTGCGGGCGATCAGCACGGTGGGCACGCCGCTTACGTCGGCAGCGAGGCGGGCGGCATTCAGCGTGCGGATGAACTGACTGGTGGGCACCAGCACCTTGCCGCCCAGGTGTCCGCATTTCTTCTCGCTGGCAAGCTGATCCTCGAAGTGAACGCCCGCCGCGCCCGCCTCGATCATGGCCTTCATCAGCTCGAAGGCGTTCAGCGGGCCGCCGAATCCGGCCTCGGCGTCGGCCACGATGGGTGCGAACCAGTCGATGCTGTGGTCGCCCTCGCTGGTGGCGATCTGGTCGGCGCGGCGCAGGGTGTTGTTGATGCGCTTCACCACG
This genomic interval carries:
- the dxr gene encoding 1-deoxy-D-xylulose-5-phosphate reductoisomerase; this translates as MRLTVLGSTGSIGTQTLDVARERGYTVVALAAGRNLDTLEAQVREFRPSMVSVDERCLQDARARLPGIKVIADVNEIAVMPAEVTVNAMSGLIGLAPTRAALHAGRNVALATKEAMVTAGPLIWEAAAGGGRIVPIDSEHTGVYQCLVGERVQDVAELILTASGGPFRSGPPDLSSVTPQQALKHPNWSMGPKVTIDSATLLNKGLEVLECASLYGVPLSQVRVSVHPQSIVHALIRFRDGSLKANLGPTDMRLAIAYAIDAAPTGMQRPGEPGLVPRGPEVAGHLSWPLLGTLEFGEPDLTRFPALALAYRAGEMGGVAPTALNAADEVAVAAFLEGRIGFPGIAALIEQLLDETPTAALSWDTLAQTDDWARRRSQELVTHSHHAGAPL
- a CDS encoding FMN-binding negative transcriptional regulator, with the protein product MYIPAINRVTDPDELRQFMEAYSFATLVTAPEGVPFATHLPLLIQQDGDTLYLRSHLARANPQWQHFGERDVLVMFQGPHTLVHSNWYASAPNVPTWNYAAVHAYGQARVVEGDETRAIAYGLVQRHTPDMHAIPADFERRMLAGVVTFEVRVTRLEGKFKLSQNKNVADRAEVRAHLHASSDAQAQDVAALMEARETGR
- the aceA gene encoding isocitrate lyase is translated as MTPTPRSNAEILEKTWKTEERWQGIRRNYSADEVVRLRGSLPIEHTLAKHGANKLWRLLKEEAFVNALGALTGNQAMQQVRAGLKAIYLSGWQVAGDANNAGQMYPDQSLYPASSVPDVVKRINNTLRRADQIATSEGDHSIDWFAPIVADAEAGFGGPLNAFELMKAMIEAGAAGVHFEDQLASEKKCGHLGGKVLVPTSQFIRTLNAARLAADVSGVPTVLIARTDADAANLLTADIDDNDRPFLTGERTPEGFFYVRPGVEQAISRALAYAPYADVIWCETSVPNLDDARRFAEAVHARFPGKLLAYNCSPSFNWKKNLDDATIEKFQVELGRMGYKFQFITLAGFHSLNHSMFELAYGYARNQMKSFVELQEKEFAAQARGFTAVKHQREVGTGYFDLVATAAGGGQSSTTALKGSTEAQQFAAAHD